From Micromonospora nigra, one genomic window encodes:
- a CDS encoding replication-relaxation family protein yields MLDLLDQHRTFTTDQLVDLAFGSVGRARNRLNTLHDRDILDRFRHYQRPGSQSWRWTLGPVGAALIAAGRDETLPRPAVVRDATARLAMSPTLAHLLTVNGFFVALTAHARTHPGARLVRWWNEARCREACGNLVRPDGHGVWADNGRAVPFWVEADLGTETLARVAGKLTSYAALPPRRAYPVLFWLPTTARETNLHTHLQRSVVPDGLAVATAAADHAAASGGPAGPVWRIVGHPDRVRLADLPTPTGGGASWDG; encoded by the coding sequence CTGCTCGACCTTCTCGACCAACACCGAACCTTCACCACCGACCAGCTCGTCGACCTCGCCTTCGGGTCGGTCGGCCGTGCCCGCAACCGCCTCAACACCCTCCACGATCGAGACATCCTCGACCGGTTCCGCCACTACCAGCGGCCCGGCTCGCAATCGTGGAGGTGGACCCTCGGCCCGGTCGGCGCGGCCCTCATCGCTGCCGGACGAGACGAGACGCTGCCCCGTCCGGCCGTTGTGCGCGACGCCACCGCACGGCTGGCCATGTCTCCGACACTGGCGCACCTGCTCACGGTGAACGGGTTCTTCGTCGCGCTCACGGCTCATGCCCGTACGCACCCCGGGGCGCGGTTGGTGCGGTGGTGGAACGAGGCACGCTGTCGGGAGGCGTGCGGCAACCTGGTCCGCCCGGACGGACACGGCGTGTGGGCCGACAACGGGCGTGCGGTGCCGTTCTGGGTCGAGGCCGACCTCGGCACCGAAACCCTTGCCCGGGTGGCGGGCAAGCTGACCAGCTACGCCGCACTACCGCCCCGCCGCGCGTACCCGGTGCTGTTCTGGCTACCCACCACCGCCCGCGAGACTAACCTGCACACCCACCTCCAGCGGTCAGTGGTGCCGGACGGGCTGGCCGTGGCCACCGCCGCCGCCGACCACGCCGCCGCGTCCGGCGGCCCGGCGGGGCCGGTCTGGCGCATCGTGGGGCACCCCGACCGGGTGCGTCTGGCCGACCTACCGACACCGACCGGGGGCGGCGCGTCGTGGGACGGGTAG
- a CDS encoding M23 family metallopeptidase has translation MGRVALWVATGAAVALLLLTSATAGVVSSVFEGGGGGGSCAGAVTAPGATPAGLSAEQARYASVIVTVGERMRVPVRGWVIAVATALQESSLINHGHLGPNNDHDSLGLFQQRPSQGWGTPEQIMNPEYAAATFYERLLAVPGWERLPLTDAAQKVQRSAYPDAYAKHETRATEIVAAYTGGTLPVCDGAPISASGWTRPVPGTAGSGFRTADRPGHDGVDIMAPKGTVIRAASGGVVVRVRCIVGGESWEPTGGPMPCDSDGYLGLGGCGWYADIRHSGDITSRYCHMVRQPTVTVGQTVIAGQPIGHVGSSGNSSGPHLHYEIHEGGSSPVDPVPFMRQRGVPL, from the coding sequence GTGGGACGGGTAGCCCTGTGGGTCGCGACCGGGGCAGCCGTCGCGCTGCTGCTGCTCACCTCCGCTACCGCCGGTGTCGTCTCATCCGTGTTCGAGGGCGGCGGAGGCGGGGGTAGCTGCGCCGGGGCGGTCACTGCACCGGGCGCAACCCCGGCGGGGTTGTCGGCGGAACAGGCCCGGTACGCCTCGGTGATCGTGACCGTGGGTGAGCGGATGCGGGTACCTGTGCGCGGGTGGGTGATCGCCGTGGCGACCGCCCTCCAGGAATCCTCGCTGATCAACCACGGGCACCTCGGCCCGAACAACGATCATGACTCGTTGGGACTGTTCCAACAGCGACCGTCGCAAGGATGGGGCACCCCGGAACAGATCATGAACCCCGAGTACGCCGCCGCCACCTTCTACGAGCGTCTCCTCGCCGTGCCGGGGTGGGAACGGCTACCGCTCACCGACGCGGCACAGAAGGTGCAACGGTCGGCGTACCCGGACGCCTACGCCAAACACGAGACACGAGCAACCGAGATCGTCGCCGCGTACACCGGCGGCACGCTGCCCGTGTGCGACGGTGCGCCGATCAGTGCCTCCGGGTGGACCCGCCCCGTGCCGGGAACGGCCGGTTCCGGCTTCCGCACGGCCGACCGGCCCGGCCACGACGGGGTCGACATCATGGCCCCGAAAGGCACCGTCATCCGTGCCGCGTCCGGTGGCGTCGTGGTGCGCGTCCGGTGCATCGTCGGCGGCGAGTCGTGGGAACCCACCGGCGGCCCGATGCCATGCGACAGCGACGGCTACCTCGGGCTCGGCGGGTGCGGCTGGTACGCCGACATCCGACACTCTGGCGACATCACTTCGCGCTATTGCCACATGGTCAGGCAACCCACGGTAACGGTCGGTCAAACGGTGATCGCCGGACAACCGATAGGCCACGTCGGAAGCTCCGGAAACTCCTCCGGCCCGCATTTGCACTACGAGATCCACGAAGGCGGCAGCAGTCCTGTTGACCCGGTGCCGTTCATGCGCCAAAGAGGCGTACCGCTGTAA